A single region of the Bacteroides luhongzhouii genome encodes:
- a CDS encoding FecR domain-containing protein produces MMDEKWDKYFFGELTEEEKRELFQKLEKDETMKREFAEMQNIVGLSGLLPREDDSLKGERNLEALMSRQEKKLKRKRVFQIIRYAASAAAMIALTWMLAWYMFVGSETPSFTEITVPKGQRVHLILPDGSEAWLSSLSTLKWPSVFSSDARTVELNGEGFFTVTKDASRPFTVQTKKYDVRVLGTEFNVYAYSSSEKFETDLLSGKVRVSSNDDPEEIVNLLPNEKVSLVDGKLIKSSSSFGGKQYREQGIYDFEELTLGEVLERLEQWYDISFTVDDPSLMSKIISGKFRQSDQIETILKAISRADLFKYKIVSQREITIY; encoded by the coding sequence ATGATGGACGAGAAATGGGATAAATACTTTTTCGGAGAATTGACCGAAGAGGAAAAACGGGAACTTTTTCAGAAATTGGAAAAAGATGAAACGATGAAGCGGGAATTTGCAGAAATGCAGAATATCGTTGGTCTGTCCGGGTTATTACCTAGAGAAGATGATTCTTTGAAAGGAGAACGAAATCTGGAAGCATTAATGAGTCGTCAGGAGAAAAAGCTAAAACGAAAACGAGTATTTCAAATCATACGTTATGCGGCTTCGGCTGCTGCTATGATTGCTCTGACATGGATGCTTGCCTGGTACATGTTTGTTGGTTCGGAGACTCCTTCTTTTACGGAGATTACAGTTCCGAAGGGACAACGGGTGCATTTAATTCTGCCGGATGGCAGTGAAGCATGGCTTAGTTCTCTTTCTACTTTGAAATGGCCTTCTGTTTTCTCTTCTGATGCGCGTACTGTGGAGTTGAATGGAGAAGGTTTTTTCACAGTGACAAAAGATGCTTCCCGACCTTTTACAGTACAGACAAAGAAATATGATGTAAGAGTGCTTGGAACGGAATTTAACGTATATGCTTATAGTAGTAGTGAGAAGTTTGAGACTGACCTGCTTTCAGGTAAAGTGAGAGTAAGCTCTAATGATGACCCCGAAGAAATAGTCAATTTGTTGCCTAATGAAAAAGTCTCTTTGGTAGATGGAAAACTGATTAAGTCTTCTTCTTCTTTTGGAGGCAAACAATATCGTGAACAAGGAATCTATGACTTTGAAGAGTTGACTTTAGGTGAAGTGCTGGAAAGATTGGAACAATGGTATGATATCAGTTTTACAGTGGATGACCCGTCTCTGATGAGTAAGATTATTTCCGGTAAGTTCCGGCAAAGTGATCAGATTGAAACTATTCTGAAAGCGATTAGCCGTGCCGATTTATTTAAGTATAAGATAGTGTCACAGCGAGAAATAACCATATATTAA
- a CDS encoding SusC/RagA family TonB-linked outer membrane protein: protein MKKIFSLLALVLFINLFTYQVQAQTAVVNINKTSVSLKELIREVEKQTGYLFVYGKDINIEQKVKINAQNKQVKALLENVLPQIGLTYEYADNYISLKKTQIEKKSIGKKIIVKGTVTDKSGEPIIGANIMEQGSASNGTITDIDGKFTLSLPSNGVLAVTYVGFSTKNVPVNNQNSIRIVMEEDSEVLEEVVVVAYGTQKKISSTAAVSSMKTKDVAQKPVINISNSLAGRMAGVIAKQGSGEPGADGSDLRIRGVATLGNQSPLVVVDGVPRDFSRIDPNMIEDITILKDAAAVAPYGMAGANGVVLVTTKKGKSGAPVLSYNGYIGFQNPTRITDQVNSYEYALMKNEAAMNAGYPNYYAYSQHDLEMYRKTCAGDPDADPDRYPNSNGLRDLVQNNSVITNHNLQLSGGSDKFQYYVSLGYSYQEGMWSTTDYQRFNVLANLSVDATKYTKINLSLGGWHEKKNYPGADTGDIMYQAYRTPPVSAIQYSNGLWGQYVGKSLFGLTYHSGYRQEPADQLNTSLSVEQQLPFIKGLSIKGVINYDPYRVKKKKYMTPIPVYTLDASQTPYQYMEGFQGPEKPNLEQSFEESVSMTYQGMINYSRTFGKHTVTGLGVIEAREKNVWNMNAKRLNYNINIDEINAGSSDPADISNGGTSWKERQVGYAFRLGYNYDNRYMAEVSGRYDGHYYFAPGKRFGFFPAFSLGWNLREESFMKDIEWMDKLKLRLSYGESGNLAGSSYQYMSDYGFGNAVNLGGVPTMGMWENLQGNPNITWEKAKKFDFGVEFSILNGILSLEADYFYEKRSNMLMAPNALVPAEYGIPLSQVNAGRMHNQGIDLSLNFNKRINKDWMISAKGTFTFARNILDEVFETEATFNNPNRRRTGRPDGTMYGYNALGYFTYDDFNPDGSLKAGIATQPWGQVYPGDLRYEDLSGPNGVPDGKIDEHDQTVIGYSNWAPEIIFGLAPTVQWKNFDLNALIQGATRTSISLGETLVMPFFDSGSATKLQFKDHWTPDNTDAPYPRLTSEVTVNNHRQPSSWWVRDATYIRLKSIEIGYTLPRSALNFIGISSARVYASGQNLWTWTPFMKELIDPEAKSANGKYYMQQAVYAFGLNITF from the coding sequence ATGAAAAAAATCTTTTCACTGCTTGCTTTGGTCCTGTTTATTAACCTTTTTACATATCAGGTCCAGGCACAGACAGCAGTTGTGAATATCAATAAGACTTCAGTTTCGCTAAAAGAACTGATTCGCGAAGTCGAAAAACAGACCGGATATTTATTTGTCTACGGAAAAGACATCAATATCGAACAGAAAGTAAAGATCAATGCACAGAATAAACAGGTAAAAGCATTACTTGAAAACGTATTGCCACAAATCGGGTTGACGTATGAGTACGCCGATAATTATATCTCATTGAAAAAGACGCAGATAGAGAAGAAGTCAATAGGTAAAAAAATAATAGTCAAAGGAACCGTAACGGACAAGAGTGGCGAGCCGATTATCGGGGCCAACATCATGGAGCAGGGAAGTGCTTCCAATGGTACAATTACAGATATTGATGGTAAGTTTACTCTATCCTTGCCTTCCAATGGGGTTTTAGCGGTGACGTATGTAGGTTTTTCTACAAAGAACGTTCCGGTGAATAATCAGAATTCCATTCGGATTGTGATGGAGGAAGATTCTGAAGTTCTGGAAGAAGTGGTGGTTGTGGCATACGGTACACAGAAGAAAATATCTTCTACAGCTGCCGTATCGAGCATGAAGACAAAGGATGTAGCACAAAAACCGGTTATTAATATTTCTAATAGTTTGGCTGGTCGTATGGCAGGGGTCATTGCGAAGCAAGGATCAGGAGAACCCGGGGCAGATGGTTCTGATTTGAGAATCCGTGGTGTGGCTACATTAGGAAACCAGTCTCCGTTGGTAGTAGTGGATGGAGTTCCTCGTGACTTCTCACGTATCGATCCGAATATGATTGAAGATATTACTATTTTGAAAGATGCAGCTGCCGTGGCTCCTTATGGTATGGCAGGTGCCAATGGGGTAGTTTTGGTAACAACAAAGAAGGGGAAAAGCGGTGCTCCAGTACTTTCGTATAATGGCTATATCGGATTCCAGAACCCAACCCGCATCACGGATCAGGTTAACTCGTATGAATATGCTTTGATGAAAAACGAAGCGGCTATGAATGCCGGTTATCCTAATTATTATGCCTACTCGCAGCATGATCTGGAAATGTATAGGAAGACTTGTGCCGGAGATCCGGACGCAGATCCGGACCGCTATCCTAATAGTAATGGTTTGCGTGATTTGGTACAAAATAATTCTGTAATTACTAATCACAACTTGCAACTTTCCGGTGGTAGTGATAAATTCCAGTATTATGTATCTTTAGGATATTCCTATCAGGAAGGAATGTGGAGTACTACCGATTACCAACGGTTCAATGTCTTGGCTAATTTAAGCGTAGATGCTACCAAATACACGAAAATCAATTTAAGTCTGGGAGGATGGCACGAAAAGAAAAACTATCCGGGTGCCGATACAGGTGACATCATGTATCAAGCCTATCGTACACCTCCTGTTTCGGCTATTCAGTATTCGAATGGGTTATGGGGACAATATGTAGGTAAGTCACTTTTCGGACTGACTTATCATAGCGGATACCGTCAGGAACCAGCCGATCAATTGAATACTTCTCTCTCCGTAGAACAGCAACTTCCTTTCATTAAGGGATTAAGCATCAAAGGAGTCATTAACTATGATCCGTATCGTGTGAAGAAAAAGAAATATATGACTCCGATACCTGTTTATACGTTGGATGCTTCACAAACTCCTTATCAATACATGGAAGGTTTTCAGGGACCGGAAAAACCGAACCTGGAACAATCGTTTGAAGAAAGCGTGAGTATGACTTATCAGGGAATGATCAATTATTCAAGAACTTTTGGCAAACATACAGTTACAGGCTTGGGAGTAATTGAAGCACGCGAAAAAAATGTATGGAATATGAACGCCAAACGTTTGAACTATAACATTAATATTGATGAAATCAATGCAGGAAGCAGTGATCCTGCGGATATTAGCAATGGTGGTACTTCATGGAAAGAACGTCAGGTTGGTTATGCGTTTCGTTTGGGATACAATTATGACAACCGTTATATGGCAGAAGTTTCCGGACGTTATGACGGACACTACTATTTTGCTCCCGGCAAGCGTTTTGGTTTCTTTCCTGCCTTCTCATTGGGATGGAACTTACGAGAAGAATCCTTCATGAAGGATATAGAATGGATGGATAAATTGAAATTGCGTCTTTCTTACGGTGAATCCGGAAACTTGGCTGGTAGCTCATATCAGTATATGAGTGATTACGGATTCGGAAATGCAGTTAACTTAGGTGGAGTGCCCACAATGGGTATGTGGGAGAACCTGCAAGGAAATCCGAATATCACATGGGAAAAAGCTAAAAAGTTTGACTTCGGAGTAGAGTTTTCTATACTGAATGGAATACTTTCTTTGGAAGCTGATTATTTCTATGAGAAACGTTCGAACATGTTGATGGCACCGAATGCACTGGTTCCGGCAGAATATGGTATTCCTTTGTCACAAGTGAATGCAGGCCGTATGCACAATCAGGGTATTGACTTGTCTCTGAATTTCAATAAACGTATCAATAAAGACTGGATGATCAGCGCAAAAGGTACTTTTACTTTTGCACGGAATATTTTGGATGAAGTATTTGAAACAGAAGCTACCTTCAATAATCCGAATCGTCGCAGAACGGGGCGTCCTGACGGAACGATGTACGGATATAATGCACTGGGCTATTTCACTTATGATGATTTTAATCCTGATGGTTCATTGAAGGCAGGTATTGCTACACAACCTTGGGGACAGGTTTATCCGGGTGATTTGCGTTATGAAGATTTAAGTGGTCCTAATGGAGTGCCTGATGGTAAGATTGACGAGCACGACCAAACAGTGATTGGTTATTCTAACTGGGCGCCTGAAATTATTTTCGGTTTGGCTCCTACGGTACAATGGAAAAATTTCGATCTGAATGCATTGATTCAGGGGGCTACCCGTACAAGTATTTCATTAGGTGAGACGTTGGTAATGCCGTTCTTTGATTCCGGTTCGGCTACTAAGTTACAATTCAAAGATCACTGGACTCCGGATAATACCGATGCACCATATCCTCGTCTAACTAGTGAAGTAACAGTAAATAATCATCGTCAGCCTTCTTCCTGGTGGGTACGTGATGCTACTTATATCCGTTTGAAGAGTATTGAGATTGGTTATACCTTGCCTCGTTCCGCATTGAATTTCATCGGTATCAGTTCTGCTCGTGTATATGCTTCCGGACAGAATCTTTGGACATGGACACCATTTATGAAAGAGTTGATTGACCCGGAAGCTAAATCAGCTAATGGTAAATACTATATGCAACAGGCTGTATATGCTTTTGGTCTGAATATTACTTTTTAA
- a CDS encoding RagB/SusD family nutrient uptake outer membrane protein, which yields MRMHNIIKTVCLAGSLAFLSACEDWLEIEPKDRFSDTTVWGSEDNADMFLNDIYNQLPHLNNETQNLDQYSDNSYVGAEWMNARTTIYTGALSPTSWIPGPWDMWKWGRQNNDDAKGQYERIRSCNLFITKVSESDFSADYKKERLAEARFLRAWFYHYLWMAYGGVPIITEVLDNNVSSDIFYPRETAQKTFEFIDKELDEIKDDLPPRRSGSDLGRASKGAILTLKGWVELFHASELRNPGKDKKRWEAAAATLKDVIDLQVYHLQPTILDLWTEATNNNDEVIFDFQMSKQNGGRREGLFGPVFVKGVQSSWGNMQPTQELVDDYCMANGLPITDPASGYDKNQPYKNREKRFYQSILYDGSMWQGEEIITRVGVGSPNEIDTSSDSDVTNTGYYTRKTLDESVNGADNLQMSNGMANYIFFRYADVLLMYAEASLEAGDKPTAIEYLDMVRTRGENMPSIEDTYPQGITENQLREIIRRDRRIELAFEDKRWWDIIRWKICDGENGVMNKPIGGMKIEDTDGDGVWEYNYHEVGKRTFLPRMYYQPIPQYVIDKNPVIREQNGGEDGWVNGQNPGY from the coding sequence ATGAGAATGCATAATATAATAAAAACAGTTTGTCTGGCAGGTTCATTGGCTTTCCTGTCTGCTTGTGAAGACTGGCTTGAGATAGAACCGAAAGATCGCTTTAGTGATACAACGGTTTGGGGATCAGAAGACAATGCTGATATGTTTCTGAATGACATTTATAATCAGTTGCCCCACTTGAATAATGAAACACAGAACTTGGATCAATATTCGGATAACTCATACGTAGGAGCGGAATGGATGAATGCTCGTACAACAATTTATACCGGAGCATTATCTCCTACCAGTTGGATACCTGGTCCATGGGATATGTGGAAATGGGGGCGTCAGAATAATGACGATGCCAAAGGACAGTATGAACGTATCCGTTCTTGTAACCTTTTCATTACGAAAGTGAGTGAGTCCGATTTCTCGGCAGACTATAAGAAAGAACGATTGGCAGAAGCGCGTTTCCTACGTGCCTGGTTCTATCATTATCTGTGGATGGCTTACGGTGGAGTACCTATCATCACAGAAGTATTGGATAATAATGTAAGCAGTGATATTTTCTATCCTCGTGAGACGGCACAGAAGACTTTTGAATTTATCGATAAAGAATTGGATGAGATTAAAGACGATCTTCCTCCACGCCGTAGCGGTTCGGATTTAGGTCGTGCTTCCAAAGGAGCAATTCTGACATTGAAAGGATGGGTCGAATTATTCCATGCTAGCGAACTGCGTAATCCGGGCAAAGATAAAAAACGTTGGGAAGCAGCTGCAGCTACTTTAAAAGATGTGATTGATTTGCAAGTTTACCATCTGCAACCGACTATTCTGGATCTTTGGACAGAGGCCACTAACAATAATGATGAAGTTATCTTTGATTTTCAGATGTCTAAGCAGAATGGCGGACGTCGTGAAGGGCTGTTCGGTCCTGTATTTGTAAAGGGGGTGCAGTCTAGTTGGGGAAATATGCAACCTACACAGGAGTTGGTAGATGATTATTGTATGGCAAACGGATTGCCTATCACTGATCCTGCGTCTGGTTATGATAAAAATCAACCATACAAAAATCGTGAAAAACGCTTCTATCAAAGTATTCTGTATGATGGATCAATGTGGCAGGGTGAAGAGATCATTACCCGTGTAGGGGTGGGAAGCCCGAATGAGATTGACACCTCTTCGGATAGTGATGTTACGAATACAGGATATTATACTCGTAAGACGCTTGACGAATCTGTGAATGGAGCTGATAATCTGCAAATGAGCAACGGGATGGCAAATTATATTTTCTTCCGTTATGCAGATGTGTTGTTGATGTATGCAGAAGCTTCTTTGGAAGCTGGAGACAAACCGACTGCCATCGAATATTTGGATATGGTGAGAACTCGCGGAGAGAATATGCCTTCTATTGAAGATACTTATCCGCAGGGAATCACAGAAAATCAGTTGCGGGAAATTATTCGTAGGGATCGTCGTATCGAACTGGCATTTGAAGATAAACGCTGGTGGGATATTATTCGCTGGAAGATTTGTGACGGTGAAAACGGAGTGATGAATAAACCGATTGGGGGTATGAAGATAGAAGATACTGATGGAGATGGTGTTTGGGAATACAATTACCATGAAGTTGGCAAACGTACATTCTTACCACGTATGTACTACCAGCCCATTCCGCAGTATGTGATAGATAAGAATCCGGTGATCCGCGAGCAAAACGGTGGTGAAGACGGATGGGTAAACGGGCAGAATCCTGGATATTAA
- a CDS encoding BT_3987 domain-containing protein — MKLNRFVMAASAMFCSLALLSGCSDDDVCKVYIPEARALQIKNFDLGEELKEVFHVAVTASDYVTRSGKEVAGDVRVQLMIDEAKVQEYNSLCGTDYPLLPSDCYTVTTEAVIPAGESSSADLVLTVNAQGKIQPFDSYLLPVTIASVDGAQADNVQQTVYYLLSGAEDVWAMPLADRSAWQVVEVSSEETSGEGSDNGHAIHAFDGLKGTFWHTQWKGTEPQPPHHIVVDMGQEVKMLGFQYVSRDHGEAWPQEMTMETSLDGSKWEAAGTYSDLPAGAKEEFRSYFPGFKQARYFRLTITAVYSGKWATAVAEINAISIIK, encoded by the coding sequence ATGAAACTAAATAGATTTGTCATGGCAGCAAGTGCGATGTTTTGTTCGTTAGCCTTGCTGAGTGGATGTAGTGATGATGATGTTTGTAAAGTATATATCCCGGAAGCCAGAGCTTTACAAATTAAGAACTTCGACTTGGGCGAAGAATTAAAAGAAGTATTTCATGTGGCTGTAACTGCCAGTGACTATGTGACTCGTTCCGGTAAGGAAGTGGCGGGAGACGTAAGGGTACAGCTCATGATAGACGAGGCCAAAGTGCAGGAATATAACTCTTTGTGTGGTACTGATTATCCTTTGCTTCCTTCCGATTGCTATACAGTGACAACGGAAGCGGTAATTCCGGCAGGAGAGAGTTCTTCTGCTGATCTGGTACTCACAGTAAATGCACAGGGTAAAATTCAGCCATTTGATTCTTATCTCTTACCGGTTACTATTGCTTCAGTGGATGGCGCACAGGCTGATAATGTTCAGCAAACAGTATATTATTTGTTGAGCGGTGCGGAAGACGTATGGGCAATGCCATTGGCTGACCGTAGCGCATGGCAGGTGGTAGAAGTTTCTTCGGAAGAAACGAGTGGCGAAGGATCGGATAACGGTCATGCTATTCATGCTTTCGACGGACTGAAAGGAACTTTTTGGCATACACAATGGAAAGGTACTGAACCCCAGCCACCGCACCATATTGTGGTAGATATGGGACAGGAGGTGAAGATGTTAGGTTTCCAGTATGTCTCCAGGGATCATGGTGAAGCATGGCCACAGGAAATGACGATGGAAACCAGTCTGGATGGTTCGAAGTGGGAAGCTGCAGGTACTTACAGTGATCTTCCTGCCGGAGCAAAAGAAGAATTCCGTTCCTATTTCCCGGGATTTAAGCAGGCACGTTATTTCCGTCTGACCATTACTGCCGTATATAGTGGAAAATGGGCTACGGCTGTGGCAGAGATTAATGCGATTTCTATTATTAAGTAA
- a CDS encoding GxGYxYP domain-containing protein: MRKYIYILLTFCLLVSCMEDPTAGVVVPKYTPSTEKPEEPGEEPGDDLIDPAEPLTRGFIHLKGRELKSLNSISITGLNDGEKVILSTLAGLAARVTGDQVYINEGGPSSVWLKQMQNKYGIPVKTYNALAPLVQHYVESGVIKGYIVYTPYSEGNSHSINVATSLCGLLRGIAVPESQVDKVKAMGVTTELMDVRSYDEKWLYENYKDQLDKSLAADMKPEIFHHLRDYITMTNAFAFYDYNAHSDWSWRTSILKDLDKGAYCFGYYDRDEWGMVNNASGLGVSMLPTDQAANLATLSSIYDTTGLKQRPATKEVTTEENVHYVTFLVSDGDNIAFNLWGQQGYMDHDLHGQFPLGYTISPSLYDLAPAALRWYYENSKEGDYFVAGPSGSSYIFPSKMPDADLDDYLTKLNEYVDKSGLNICNILDQGIMNNPKIYNKYLAQPNIDAIFYTGYGEKGDGRIKFSDNGKPVIEQRSVLWKEIDGGSNRGEEASVISQINSRSANPHSADGYTFVFVHCWTKDQQSIKTVIDGLNSNVRVVPVDQFVQLVKQNLGPK; encoded by the coding sequence ATGAGAAAATACATTTATATACTTTTGACATTCTGTCTTTTGGTTTCCTGCATGGAAGATCCGACAGCAGGTGTAGTTGTACCTAAATATACCCCATCTACCGAGAAACCCGAAGAACCGGGTGAAGAACCCGGGGATGATCTTATCGACCCTGCAGAACCTCTTACCAGAGGATTTATACATCTGAAAGGGCGGGAACTGAAATCTTTGAACTCTATTTCCATCACAGGACTTAATGATGGCGAAAAAGTTATTCTTTCCACTTTGGCAGGACTTGCAGCGAGAGTGACTGGCGATCAGGTTTACATCAATGAGGGAGGTCCTTCTTCCGTATGGTTAAAGCAGATGCAGAATAAATACGGAATTCCAGTAAAGACTTATAATGCTTTGGCACCATTGGTACAGCACTATGTAGAATCCGGAGTAATCAAAGGATACATTGTTTATACACCCTATTCGGAAGGAAATTCCCATTCTATCAATGTAGCGACTTCTTTGTGTGGTTTGCTAAGAGGAATTGCAGTACCGGAATCTCAAGTGGATAAAGTAAAGGCAATGGGGGTGACAACCGAACTAATGGATGTGAGGTCTTATGATGAAAAATGGTTGTACGAAAATTATAAAGATCAGTTGGACAAGAGCCTGGCAGCCGATATGAAGCCGGAAATCTTCCACCATTTGCGCGATTATATCACAATGACTAATGCCTTTGCTTTTTATGATTACAATGCGCACAGTGATTGGTCATGGCGTACTTCTATTCTGAAAGATCTGGATAAAGGAGCTTATTGTTTCGGTTATTATGATCGGGATGAATGGGGCATGGTGAATAATGCTTCCGGGCTGGGTGTTTCTATGTTACCGACAGACCAGGCGGCTAACCTCGCCACATTGAGTAGTATTTACGATACGACAGGTTTGAAACAACGTCCTGCAACCAAAGAAGTGACTACCGAAGAAAATGTACATTATGTGACATTCCTTGTCAGTGACGGTGATAATATTGCATTTAACCTTTGGGGGCAACAAGGATATATGGACCATGACCTGCACGGACAGTTCCCACTCGGATATACCATTTCACCTTCTTTGTATGACTTGGCTCCGGCTGCTTTGCGCTGGTATTATGAGAACAGTAAAGAAGGCGACTATTTTGTGGCGGGACCGAGTGGCAGCAGCTATATATTCCCGAGTAAGATGCCGGATGCCGACTTGGATGATTATCTGACTAAGTTGAATGAATATGTCGATAAATCAGGTCTGAATATCTGTAACATCTTGGATCAGGGCATTATGAATAATCCAAAAATATACAACAAGTATCTGGCGCAGCCTAATATCGATGCAATCTTCTATACAGGATATGGGGAAAAAGGAGATGGAAGAATCAAATTTTCAGATAATGGAAAGCCTGTGATTGAACAGAGAAGTGTATTATGGAAGGAAATTGACGGAGGATCCAACAGAGGTGAAGAGGCGTCTGTAATATCCCAGATTAACAGTCGTTCTGCCAATCCGCATAGTGCAGATGGATATACTTTTGTGTTTGTGCATTGTTGGACAAAGGATCAGCAAAGTATCAAAACAGTCATTGATGGGTTGAACAGTAATGTACGTGTTGTCCCTGTGGATCAATTCGTGCAACTGGTAAAACAGAACCTGGGCCCTAAATAA
- a CDS encoding alpha-L-fucosidase has protein sequence MAQQAPAPYGLVPSARQLEWYNREMIAFFHFGINTFEEYVNEGDGKASTAIFNPTALDCRQWMQTLKAAGIPAAILTAKHADGFCLWPSKYTDYSVKNATWKNGKGDVVREFVDACEEYGLKAGIYLGPHDRHEHLSPLYTTERYKEYYARQLDELMSNYGKIWETWWDGAGADELTTPVYHHWYKIVREKQPDCVIFGTKNSYPFADVRWMGNEAGEAGDPCWAITDSVAIRDEAQYYKGLNEGILEGDAYVPAETDVSIRPSWFYHAEEDTRVKSVRELWDIYCTSVGRNSVLLLNFPPDRRGLIHPTDSLHAALLKQGIDETFGTNLLSGAKVKATNVRGRKFAPENMLDREKETYFAGKDGKTKADVIFSLPKSIEFDCLMIEEVIELGHRTTKWSVEYSVDGKNWIAIPEATNKQAIGHKWIVRFAPVKASQVRLRIQDGKACPAIHTFGVYKQASVFKS, from the coding sequence ATGGCTCAACAGGCACCCGCTCCTTACGGACTGGTTCCGAGTGCCCGTCAACTGGAATGGTACAACCGCGAAATGATTGCTTTCTTTCACTTCGGTATCAATACGTTTGAGGAGTATGTGAACGAAGGGGATGGAAAGGCAAGTACAGCTATCTTTAATCCCACAGCCCTGGATTGCAGGCAGTGGATGCAAACTTTAAAAGCAGCGGGGATTCCCGCTGCTATTCTGACAGCCAAACATGCCGACGGCTTTTGTCTGTGGCCTAGCAAGTACACGGATTATAGTGTGAAGAATGCGACCTGGAAAAACGGTAAAGGAGATGTAGTCCGCGAGTTTGTTGATGCTTGCGAAGAGTATGGATTGAAGGCAGGGATCTATCTGGGACCTCACGACCGCCACGAACATCTTTCACCTTTATATACAACCGAACGTTATAAGGAATATTATGCCCGCCAACTCGATGAACTGATGAGTAATTACGGCAAGATATGGGAAACATGGTGGGACGGTGCCGGAGCTGACGAATTGACAACACCTGTTTATCATCATTGGTATAAGATTGTTCGTGAAAAGCAACCGGATTGCGTCATCTTCGGTACAAAGAATTCATATCCTTTTGCTGATGTCCGATGGATGGGAAATGAAGCAGGAGAGGCAGGTGATCCTTGTTGGGCAATTACCGACTCGGTCGCTATTCGTGATGAGGCGCAGTATTATAAAGGTTTGAATGAGGGTATTTTGGAGGGAGATGCCTATGTGCCGGCAGAAACAGATGTTTCGATTCGCCCCAGTTGGTTCTATCATGCCGAGGAAGACACTCGTGTGAAAAGTGTTCGTGAACTTTGGGATATTTATTGCACTTCTGTCGGACGCAATAGTGTATTACTACTGAATTTCCCACCCGATAGACGTGGTTTGATTCATCCGACCGATTCACTACATGCAGCTTTGTTGAAACAGGGAATTGATGAGACTTTCGGTACGAATTTATTGAGCGGGGCCAAAGTAAAGGCCACTAATGTACGGGGGAGAAAGTTTGCTCCGGAGAACATGCTGGATCGTGAGAAAGAAACTTATTTTGCAGGAAAGGATGGGAAGACAAAAGCAGATGTAATTTTTTCTTTGCCAAAGAGTATTGAGTTTGATTGCCTGATGATTGAGGAAGTGATTGAATTGGGACATCGAACGACAAAATGGAGCGTGGAATATTCCGTTGACGGCAAAAACTGGATCGCTATTCCGGAAGCAACAAACAAGCAGGCTATTGGTCATAAATGGATTGTACGTTTCGCGCCAGTGAAAGCAAGTCAGGTACGTTTGCGTATTCAGGATGGTAAGGCTTGTCCGGCTATTCATACATTTGGCGTATATAAACAGGCATCTGTTTTCAAATCATAA